AAAGGAGGCTGCACACAGTATGGATAATTTTGTTCAAACACGAGTTGAAAAGCTTCGTTCTGTTGAATTAGTCGGGTTTCAAGGTGAAAATTTAGAGGACGAGCCTGAACTTTTCGATCAGCTAAAACAAACCATCGGCGAGATTGAGAAAATGAAGCAGTATTTAGTAATTTTGCCCGGAATCCGACCTCTAGTTGCTGTTGAATTCAACGCACTGGGTGATGTTCCGGAAGGAATGACGTCTTTTACTATTCCCGAAGGCGAATATGTCATCTTTAATTTCGAAAAAAAGTATGTCGGTGAATTCTGGAGTAAAATTTGTACCGAAGAAAACCAAGCAAGATATAGTATTGATTTGTCAAAACCAAGATACGAAATATTTACACCAGACCTTCAACCCACAGAGACACTGGCATGGTATATCCCAACTAAATGTTAAGCGGAGAACGATAGTACAAACAGCGGTAGTGAAGGACTTTTTGTCTCGTTCTTTCCGATTTTTGGGATGAGTCTAATACTTTGTTTTCCCAGAAAAAGAAATAGACCGCCCTCGCCAAAGGCTGCGGTCTGTTTCTGCACCAAGTCGAACGCTTACTTTTGCAGGAACCTCCTCAGTTCGTTCTCGTTCACTTGTCATGAAGATGAGAGCTGGAAATGAATTTCGGAGAACATTATTTAGATGACTGCAGCTTTGCCTTTTGATTATGCTCGGCTCTTAAAGCAGCGTCAGTTATGTTCGCGGACTGGACGGCATCATAGATTTGATTTATTTCCGGTTCGGTGAGTAAAGGCTTGTCCGACATTGCTCGAATTCGGCTGATCTTCCGATTTATGAACTCCGAAAGCTCCGTAT
This is a stretch of genomic DNA from Paenibacillus sp. sptzw28. It encodes these proteins:
- a CDS encoding effector binding domain-containing protein, which codes for MDNFVQTRVEKLRSVELVGFQGENLEDEPELFDQLKQTIGEIEKMKQYLVILPGIRPLVAVEFNALGDVPEGMTSFTIPEGEYVIFNFEKKYVGEFWSKICTEENQARYSIDLSKPRYEIFTPDLQPTETLAWYIPTKC